ACTAACTATTTTGACTTAATCGCGAATTCAAACCAAATGTCACTAACTTGCACACAAAATTTCTTGCCGCCCTTTATCTGAATAAACTTCATGTACAAAAGATAGAaacttcttttcttttctttttttgtaaTAAAGTCAAAGCTTCAGCTTGATTACTGTTCTaaaggaaatatttttttaagtgaaagcaggtaaaattatttttcatcattGGCATGGCCTCAGCATCTTAAGGCGTTCAAATTTTCTAACATAAATACATGTGATCAagcacataattaattaatttgctaAGAGAATTGGCAGAGAACCTGATATTCAACTAATACAAATATTTCATACCAAATACCATCTGAACAACCTTTCAAGAAATACTTTCAAAACTTTTGAATTTGATATAATAGAATGCACAACCGGAACAGGATATTGAAGCTAAAGCCTCTAAAGGAACTATATGCTTTAATAAACTACATGAGGTAAAGGATAACCAATTAGTATAAACTGGAAACAATGAaaacacataatatttttaaaataaaggacTAATTTGAAATGCCGATAATTCAAGATGGTATATACTAATATTAATTTGTGTCTACTTTAGTATCAGTTGAGGTCATGATAGGGGAAAAGTGTCATCTAGACACATGAAAAGTCAGGTACCTTTTGACCTATGAGTTCTACATCTGTGAAGGTAGTTATGCACCGTAAACATCCGTTTTCCATAAAGAAGAGTCTCTCCTTCAAATTGCAACTTGATCCCATGTCTGAAACCATTAGTTTATTATATGCATTTAGCTTCACAATATAAAGTTCAAAGTTCAAAAAATAGttgtttctttaaaaagaaaGATGCTCACTtcttttcataatattttttgtaagaAAGAACCTCTCCATCTCTTAGTTCAAAATTTGAATTGCCATCATAACCATCCAAAGTGCCGGATATGCAGTACATTAAGCCATTATGAGGCGTGCATACCAAGGAATTCTCTAACATGCAACTACAAACCAAACCATTCTTTGTGTGCACATAATGCCTTTGATCTCTGGTCGCAAAACAGTCATTGTGTTTATCCAAAGACCCATCGCTCAGGTATAGAACAGAGGTGACACATTTCCAATCGACAGATAAATTTTGGCTTGAGCCTGTAGATGGGAAAAGAAGGTAATTGAAAATTCGAGAACCATTGCTCAGAGAACATTGATCGATGTCTTCATGAAGCTGGTTAAAGTTCTGATTAAGAAGAACCCTGAAAAGAATTATTTGGAAACTCCGACACAGAGAAATCTGCCATTAAAGTTTCAAAATGCAATTAGCTTTCTGAAAATCTATCTCATGGTACCTGCTAAACTGTGCACATGTCATCAGTCAGAATATGTCAATTACCTGTGCAGAAGTTAATCTTAAACATCCTAGGTATTTTGAGCTCATTATTATTTTCCCCCTATCGGCCTCTAAGTCAAGGTCAATCATTTCCAGATCATATCCAAGTCTGGTCGGGACAGCCAGCACAATATCTTGAAGCTTGACTTCATCTTGAAAGTTTGGGTTCAGCTCAATTAAATAACAATGGTACAATGTTTGAGAACCTATCTCTTGAGGGTGAACAAATTCTGGTGGGAAGTACTTCGCATGATCCTCAGCATAAGGTTCACATCCTGTACATTCAGATAAATTAACACTTGAGACAGAAAACATCTTACAATTTTGATCTGGGGGTGGATGACAACATTTAATCCCAAGAAAATGAAAACTATAAAAAACAGTACTAGATTCCTGCGTGTCTGCTTCTTCCTCCAGAGTATTTGGCACAAGATTGTCTGTCAGTTCACCAACCTGATGTAGTTGCTTGCAAGCTTCCAGGCAAGCTAGTTGCCTTAGAACTTTGATACTTCCCTGAACCTCAACAATTGGTATTGGGCAGCTATTGGGAAGTAGCAGTGTGCAAGATTGCAGctctttataaattttaaaatgaggaTAAGGTTTAAAGTACCTAAGAATCGAGAACAAAGAAGCAATCTTAGCAAAGAAGCTATTTTCTCAATTTTGAGTATTTATACTATGAAGCATTATGAAAGGTAATGTTGGAATGTGCAGGCACAAAGATGGGGATGCTAACCCATCAGAAGGTAACCGCGAGCAATAGAAGTAAATCAATGACACGCTGGAACTCAAGTTCACAATTGCTCTAGTGGTTTTAACTTCATAGCATGGTTCGCTATACATTTGACCAAGTGGTTCACAAGGAAAATCAGCATGGCTCAAACACTCGCTTCGCATCATCTCCCCACTGGCCAAATAGTTCTTCACCTGAGAGAGAGCCGATGTGTCTTCACTGCAACATGAAGTTTACATTaatgaggaaaaaaaatcaagcaGTGACCTATTTTGTTCccaatatattttatgaatacaCTGAAGCCTGAAGCTGCAACTGTAATTAACAAGCCCAGAGGTTCATCTAAAGTAAATGAAATTTTATGGAGGAATCTGACAAGGAACCAACAGTTGATATTTCTCTCcttgtttatttaattcaagCAATTGAGCTCACCTTTCCACCATTAACACAAAATCTGAGTTCTGCATTCGAGCACGCCCACGGGATTGAATAAAGCTACATATAGTGGCAGAGGGATCAAATCTTATAACAAGATTGCAACTTTGCACATCTAATCCCTCTTCGAGCATAGAAGTGGCAATGATAATGTTAACCTGAAAAGTTATGATGCGAAGAACATTGGCTTAAAATAATATCCAGAATGACAAGTCAGAAAGGAGAACATTTCCCCGGAAAACCCAAAGCCTAAATGAGAAACCAAACCACAAATACATATACGAACAAGTCTTACAGTTCCATTGCGGAATTCATCCACAATTTTGTTCTGTTCTTTCCTACTCTGAGACCGAAACCGGGAATTGTTCCCTGCTGTGTATTCTGCACTCCACCCAGTTAATTCAGGAAGCAACTCATTCAGCAGATAGCAAATAACGATGGCTGTAACAATCCTCTTAACAAACACTATGCACCTCAAATTCTTCATATCCCTGGTCAAACATtgttacaaaagaaaataaaaagtacTTAAGAAGCTCTCAACCAAGTTTATGACATTAAGAAACAAATATAGACTAATGCAACATTTGTTTTTCATCCCACAAACCAATTtttcattttacaaaataaaatcaaatatcatcAGCTGATTTGCAATAATTCCCATTTcccaaaaatatatttcaatcaATTTCTACATTTGTCAATATAAtcattcaatttaatttaatctaaCAATTCCCAAAAATAGtttatttttatacaatattttaatcagAGAGAATCATATTTTTTGTTAAGTAATTTACACTTTTTCTATTTTTAGTCTTGTTAACAGTGAATTTTTTCAATTATAGTCGTGTAACTTGcatgttttttcatttttgatcaTGTTTCggtgaattttcattttaagTCCTATATTGTGTATATGTTTTTCATTTGGTCCTTTAGCTTGtatgttttttcatatttggTTTTTTTACCGACAAACATGATGGACTCCGGTCAAAGTAGGACCAAAAGtgggaaaaataaaagttacagaactaaaaatgtaaattcattaTTAACATTATCAAAAGTGAAAAAATTGtaaattgaaggaaaaaaattttaactttcccttttaatcaaatatattgcattttaaatatttaaatttctcaCCCAATCATCATGGGCCACCATTGTTAAATCTGAAAGTATGAATAAATAGAATTAAATACTAATACATCTCAAGAATTTCATATGATAACAAAAATCAGCACACCTGTACTCAAGAAGAGTGTCAACGAGGCACAAAACCTTAGATGTAAGATACCCTGCCTTCACATTAGCTATTATATCATGTCGAAGTGACCAATTTGGATCTAAAAAGAAGCAGGAAAATTACCCAATTCAAAAAAAGACAAAACTAGGAAGCTTAAGCATAAAAATAGACTGGATTAACTCTAAAATAATACCAGCTGGAAAAAATGCAGATAAGACCTGAACAACATCCAAACTGAAAGCCCCAAGGACGGTCTCACCAGATACATCAAGTCTACCCCATGACAAGATGTCTGCTTCCTCAAGAGAGAAAACCTCTGCTGCCTGTTTCAAAACAGGAGTATGTTTCAGTATCAAGTATCACAACACTAAATATTTAAGCATGTTCCAAATATATACCTTCAAGGTTAACCAAATCCCCAGCTCCTCTAAACAAAATCTGAAGGTTGATAGAAGCTTATGCAATCTTTTTATTGCAGATTCTAAATCAGATGTTGAGATATTCGGTCCATGGAGAGAAAGTTCATGCTGAAATATGTACAGAGTAAACATTAATAATAGAAGAAATATTAGTCCAAAAATCGCAGTTTTGGTTTATGTTGAATGGGGACATGATAATAAGTGTAAATATGGGTTCGGTCTATGCTACACCAAGCACATCTGGTGTTTTAATACAAGAATATCAATTGATCTTCTTGTGAACCCACAAtgtttttatttgaattcagaAAATCAACTGATGTTTTTGCATTAAAACATATCAGGTGTAGCATAGACTGAACCATAAATATGAATAAACAACGACAGAATTCTTTGCTAGTGTAAGTCCTGTAGTTTGCTATTTTAGCTCCTTGTCTTTTATATTTAAGTAAAGCTCGGAGAATCATTCTTTTCACAGCAGTATACAGATTTTTCCATACCTTGCAATTTGTATTTCTATACTTGGCATcctagattttattttttttttggaaaacaaAAACACTAGCCATCTGACTTTCAGTACTAATTACCATGTCTAACAATGTGTTCGAGTCCACCCATTCTTCGTGACCCAAACCAAAAACtcctagtctcaagctcaaagAATTTCCCTAAGTATTTTTGGGTGATgttgttttaatattttcatatttgattAACAGGAAGTCTACTGAGTTCTTAAATATGTTACATCTCTTGAAATTCTCAAAAAGAATTTCCCTAAACTTGGAGTTATTCCAACCTACctttaaaattatttggatGTATTATTTTCATCCATTTATCTTGTAAACACCGTTCAATGTAAATTGGATCATCGGCAAATAAAGCAACCATATCTTTCTCAAGGGATGAAATATTACTACCTATTATTGGAAGTGTATACACCTTCATTGAGAAAAATGTTGCAGCGGAAGGGATGTTTCAAATGAAACAATAAAACTCAACCCAATTGCATAAAACAATATGAAattgaaatattattaattctgGATGAATTAATTTTTTGCAAATAATAGACCTATATATAGAGTTCTAATGCAACTAAAAGATGGAATAATTAAAATACAGAAATCCTAATACCATATATAGAAAATCTTAAAACTGAAATAGAATAATCTTATAATAGGAAATCAATACTATGAAAACATTTTAAACTTGTGCTGCATCACAAAACAATTTAGCACACATTTATTGAAATATATGTGCATACCTTTGTTATCAGCCTGCTCAGATCACCAGCAATGCGTGCACAAACAGTGTGAGGTACCCCTGTTTTCCTGTATATCTTCACTTTAGGGGTTGAAAATGGGACATACTGAGATAAAACTGAATCCGATTTACATGTGAAAACCTAAATTATAAATAGACATGTAAATCAGGTGACAGTGacaatgaaaaagtattgcCAAATGATATTTCTAATCAACGTAACAACTAAACATGGAAGTGCGTGTatagaatataaaatatttactaGTAAATATAGTAATGTTACCAAGAACCAACCTTCTAACTTGCAATTAACAAATTCAGCATTATATTCTCTACTACCTTGAGCATGTTGTGTTTGAGGAGGACCAGAAACAATTAGAGGTAAAGAAGTATGTTCAAGGAGATGATGGTACATACTAGTGCATGCTACATAAGAACTGAGTACTCAAGGTTCAAGGAGATAGAATCAGTCTACATACACATTAGTAAAAAGAAACGAAGAATTCCCCAAGCTACTCGTTTTTAAGAAAGCATATTTTGAATACCACAAAATTATAGAAAgctaaaatatatcaattatcGTAATCTACGTCTTCAACTGCAAGGGCACAATAGGATTTGATTTGAGGGCATATTTGAAGGGTTGATTCGAAATGACATTCAACCTGGTGGATTCAAAGTCATCATAAGTCACTGCATTTACACACGTTAAGAATGGATGAATTTCAAAGTCATCATAACTCACTGCATTTACACACGTTAAGAatggatgaatttgaaattcatccgATATAAATTCACCCAAACAACCAAATAACTGAAATCCATAGTTTCAAATCCTTTTATCCAAGCACAACCCAAGTTTACTTCCATTAATCGATAAGTAAAAGCATAGAGTAACAGGACAACACCTTTGAATTCATAAGACTTTCAAGTTCACTAATCTGTTCCCAGTAGGCAGATCTTGAACTTAGAGCTGCATAATTTCGACACACATCATCGCAAAAGGTCAAGAGCAGTGAATTTTATATgtcaaataatatttaaacacgaaatatattatacataccTTTAGCCTTTATCGGCGAAGCCGTCATCCCAAACACTCTAGGAAGCTGTTGATTATTTGATGAGAGTTCACGGTGATAGAATTCCTGTAAGAATATTGTTCTTTTAACTAGATAAATCCAAGACATTATAGATCACAGAAAATCCAGCAGGGTGGGGCCCTAACAGGAAGATCAGGCACAATGAGGTTTTCATATGATATCCAttctaaataaacaaaaaaaaaatcatgaacatatatATTCAAATGATTCAACTGGATGCATATtgtattttacttttaaattttgcCACTAGGTTTTCTGTATGTTTGCTAAGTCCTCCGTTTTGAAATATAAGGATGAATAGGTCATATGGAAATTACAATTATGaaacatcatattcatcacGACCTTTTGGAAATAATTGATTGAACCTCCTAATAATTTGAGTAAAAGGAAGATATTCAATCTAAGACCattgtaaaaaatttaatatattaatcacATGGCTTGGGTGGCTGATGATCAACCTTGCATCATGTTTTAAGTCCTACCACAACACCTTACCAGTCTCATGgatctaaaatttgttttcaagagAAAAGATCAATGGATTAACCAAATGGCCCGCATGAAATAAGTATTTTACCATCATAATACAACTATATGGGTGTTTGCCTCTTGCATTATGGCATTCATCAAATATTAGAACTTTTATTTGATCGAGTCTCAAAAAGCTGTGCCTCAAGGCATCAAGCAAGATCTGTGGTGTCATCACAAgcacctgaaacat
The DNA window shown above is from Primulina huaijiensis isolate GDHJ02 chromosome 12, ASM1229523v2, whole genome shotgun sequence and carries:
- the LOC140990500 gene encoding endoribonuclease Dicer homolog 2-like → MAIDGGSQQLMADFFPVARSYQLEALEKALKQNTIVYLETGSGKTLIAIMLLRSYAHLLRKPSPFIAVFLVPTVVLVAQQGESVAMLTDLKVGMYYGELGFDYWDAVEWNLQKNENEVLVMTPQILLDALRHSFLRLDQIKVLIFDECHNARGKHPYSCIMMEFYHRELSSNNQQLPRVFGMTASPIKAKALSSRSAYWEQISELESLMNSKVFTCKSDSVLSQYVPFSTPKVKIYRKTGVPHTVCARIAGDLSRLITKHELSLHGPNISTSDLESAIKRLHKLLSTFRFCLEELGIWLTLKAAEVFSLEEADILSWGRLDVSGETVLGAFSLDVVQVLSAFFPADPNWSLRHDIIANVKAGYLTSKVLCLVDTLLEYRDMKNLRCIVFVKRIVTAIVICYLLNELLPELTGWSAEYTAGNNSRFRSQSRKEQNKIVDEFRNGTVNIIIATSMLEEGLDVQSCNLVIRFDPSATICSFIQSRGRARMQNSDFVLMVESEDTSALSQVKNYLASGEMMRSECLSHADFPCEPLGQMYSEPCYEVKTTRAIVNLSSSVSLIYFYCSRLPSDGYFKPYPHFKIYKELQSCTLLLPNSCPIPIVEVQGSIKVLRQLACLEACKQLHQVGELTDNLVPNTLEEEADTQESRCEPYAEDHAKYFPPEFVHPQEIGSQTLYHCYLIELNPNFQDEVKLQDIVLAVPTRLGYDLEMIDLDLEADRGKIIMSSKYLGCLRLTSAQISLCRSFQIILFRVLLNQNFNQLHEDIDQCSLSNGSRIFNYLLFPSTGSSQNLSVDWKCVTSVLYLSDGSLDKHNDCFATRDQRHYVHTKNGLVCSCMLENSLVCTPHNGLMYCISGTLDGYDGNSNFELRDGEVLSYKKYYEKKHGIKLQFEGETLLYGKRMFTVHNYLHRCRTHRSKEPSNSSYELPPELCFIIMSPITISTFYSFSFIPSIMHRIESLLIAANLKSLHADLCMPNIVIPTLTILEAITTKKCQEKIHLESLETLGDSFIKYATSQQLFKMHQNNHEGLLSTKREKIISNANLCKLGCVRKITGFIRNEPFDPKTWIIPGSYSANHALKEELVSSKKIFSKGSRKIKSKTIADVVEALVGAFLRTGGEMVALSFMAWLGINVDFVNVPYTRHFPVNPERHVNVKFFESLLNYQFRDVSLLVEALTHGSYMLPEIPRCYQRLEFLGDAVLDYLITLHLYCKYPGLSPGLLTDLRSASTNNDFYAQSAVQVGLYKHILHASQALHCQIIETVKNCEQSFPVSTFGQGSETSFPKVLGDVIESVAGAILVDSGYNKEIVFQSLRRLIDPLITPDTLTTHPIRELTELCQKEHYTLKKPVVTHQNGVAYVTVEVEANGMLYRESRTAADRKTAKKLAHKTVLESLKESMGSCSQ